Proteins from a genomic interval of Thamnophis elegans isolate rThaEle1 chromosome 2, rThaEle1.pri, whole genome shotgun sequence:
- the FIGNL2 gene encoding putative fidgetin-like protein 2, with amino-acid sequence MHWTPEHAQPLSQWPEQHLDVSSTTSSPAHKSDLYHSSRQRFNYAWANDDISALTASNLLKRYAEKYSGVLDSPYDRPSALNTYGDGAFGSLNGQKGEVEPWSMAHSAEGVYPLTPMHDGLPSSKGIVPPPVTPGNSLGTSPVVSTNLSDSIYPSNTCGGPATSGSLGASQEYPSGYSGAYLPSGYCSQPTSALPPPHPSTHLHSSGLLQPSHPSTALVPGYTSSGPMYNYASGSYPAQPSYGAIHPPHPSAPYLPSGIAAPTPIPPSSRPPVVPGYSYQSPLSVAPLSGESGSSLKRKAFDITGGEEDGEGRYRKYSYEQPKSPYQMSDNGECRGNGFNRSSEVPFKGGKRPSGAGVVATTVASEEPIGKFNNQAMKGLISPAYSVNEAPLRANESFEKFTPPVANGEHEGESFALRMQPKTTAFSGDNSSQSVEEQLKTMDPFILELVNDKVIDCGPPVQWTDIAGQVSVKAAIEEELVWPILRPGAYTGANQPPRTILLFGPRGVGKTLLSRCISTQLGSTLLKLSGTALVSKWKAEAEKILQTTFFISNCRQPAVILLTDVESVLEDAAILKSQLLTYLDKLATSAEQNVVVIATTTRPGNLDEATQRRFAKRFYISPPDSIARRQILHHALAQQNYCLSEREMASIVQLTESYSGSELLQLCQQAGTNKLHSLPGQLQPTSYKDFESVFCKIHPAVSQKELDLYVEWDKMYGSHN; translated from the coding sequence ATGCACTGGACACCAGAGCATGCTCAGCCCCTGAGTCAGTGGCCAGAGCAGCACCTCGATGTCTCCTCGACCACCTCCTCACCAGCCCACAAATCTGATCTCTACCATAGCAGTCGGCAGCGTTTCAACTATGCCTGGGCCAATGATGACATCTCTGCTCTGACTGCTTCCAACCTGCTGAAGAGGTATGCGGAGAAGTACTCAGGAGTCCTCGACTCCCCTTATGACCGGCCATCAGCACTCAACACCTATGGGGACGGTGCCTTTGGATCTCTCAATGGACAGAAGGGGGAGGTGGAGCCTTGGTCAATGGCCCACAGCGCCGAAGGAGTTTATCCTCTGACCCCAATGCATGATGGACTGCCCAGCTCCAAGGGGATTGTTCCTCCTCCTGTCACACCTGGTAACAGTCTTGGTACCTCCCCCGTGGTTTCCACTAACCTGTCTGACTCCATTTATCCCAGTAACACTTGTGGGGGACCCGCCACATCTGGCAGCCTCGGGGCATCTCAGGAGTATCCGTCGGGCTACAGTGGAGCCTACCTGCCCTCAGGCTATTGCAGCCAGCCCACTTCCGCACTTCCCCCTCCACACCCATCTACCCACCTGCATAGCTCTGGCCTCTTGCAGCCCAGCCATCCTTCTACTGCTCTTGTCCCTGGATATACTTCTTCAGGACCTATGTACAATTACGCTTCAGGGAGCTACCCAGCCCAGCCCAGTTATGGTGCCATCCACCCTCCCCATCCTTCAGCCCCATATTTACCCTCAGGCATTGCTGCCCCCACACCCATTCCCCCTTCCTCTCGCCCTCCTGTGGTCCCTGGCTACAGCTACCAGAGTCCTCTCTCTGTAGCACCCTTGAGTGGCGAATCAGGGAGCTCTTTGAAAAGAAAGGCCTTTGATATCACTGGCGGGGAGGAGGATGGCGAAGGCAGGTATCGCAAATACAGCTATGAGCAACCAAAGTCCCCATATCAGATGTCCGACAACGGTGAATGTAGAGGGAATGGATTCAACCGGAGCTCAGAGGTGCCTTTCAAAGGTGGGAAAAGGCCAAGTGGAGCAGGAGTGGTGGCAACCACAGTGGCTTCCGAGGAGCCCATTGGGAAGTTCAACAACCAGGCTATGAAAGGATTGATCTCTCCAGCTTACAGTGTTAATGAAGCCCCACTGAGGGCCAATGAGAGTTTTGAGAAATTCACTCCTCCAGTTGCCAACGGGGAGCATGAGGGAGAGTCCTTTGCTCTAAGGATGCAGCCCAAAACAACAGCATTCAGTGGTGACAACAGCAGCCAGTCAGTAGAAGAACAACTGAAAACCATGGACCCTTTCATTCTGGAACTGGTGAACGACAAAGTAATTGACTGTGGCCCTCCGGTGCAGTGGACGGACATTGCAGGACAGGTCTCTGTCAAAGCTGCCATTGAAGAAGAGCTCGTGTGGCCCATCCTGAGGCCTGGTGCATATACTGGTGCAAACCAACCACCCAGAACCATCCTGCTCTTTGGGCCCCGTGGTGTAGGGAAGACCCTGCTGAGCAGGTGCATTTCTACCCAGCTGGGATCTACCCTGTTAAAGCTCAGTGGGACAGCCTTGGTCTCCAAGTGGAAGGCTGAGGCTGAGAAAATCCTACAGACCACTTTCTTCATATCCAACTGTCGGCAGCCTGCTGTCATTCTCCTCACCGACGTGGAATCTGTCTTAGAAGACGCTGCCATCTTGAAGTCCCAGTTGCTCACCTACCTGGACAAGCTTGCTACCTCCGCTGAGCAGAATGTGGTTGTCATAGCAACCACCACCAGGCCTGGTAATCTGGATGAAGCCACCCAAAGAAGGTTTGCCAAACGTTTTTACATCTCCCCGCCAGACAGCATTGCCAGGCGGCAGATTCTGCACCACGCTTTAGCTCAGCAAAACTACTGTCTCAGCGAGAGGGAGATGGCCTCCATTGTCCAACTTACTGAAAGCTACTCGGGCAGTGAGCTCCTCCAGCTCTGTCAGCAGGCAGGGACCAACAAACTGCATAGCCTGCCAGGCCAACTTCAACCCACCTCCTACAAGGATTTTGAAAGCGTTTTCTGCAAGATCCACCCTGCTGTCTCTCAGAAGGAGCTGGACCTGTATGTGGAATGGGATAAAATGTATGGGTCTCACAATTAG